One stretch of Flavobacteriales bacterium DNA includes these proteins:
- a CDS encoding alpha/beta hydrolase: MEHQQLITPYTTRNHNKPNLLLIHGFLCSSHLWYDYAERFAKTFNIYLVNLPGHDGNGVTIQSISKLAQHLLKALDILRVNSLHIIGHSLGGYIAGEIAKLAPSRATTITLINSSLLEDSAHKKTDRDKAIRAVRITHSVFSHHVIEKLFSEKSRLQHQNIINQTQQAAANIKAPTIISYLEAMRDRESTLNAISKTPKLIIASQQDTTIPFSRVAPQFNSENTTSMILEESNHMSFIEESDLVYKAINSFFVSFSS, from the coding sequence ATGGAACATCAACAATTAATTACACCATACACCACTCGTAACCATAATAAACCCAACCTTTTATTGATCCATGGCTTTCTTTGCTCTTCGCATCTCTGGTATGATTATGCTGAACGGTTTGCAAAAACCTTCAATATCTATTTGGTGAATTTACCTGGTCATGATGGTAACGGCGTCACCATTCAGTCTATTAGTAAATTAGCGCAACACCTATTAAAAGCTCTTGATATTTTAAGGGTTAACTCTCTACACATTATTGGTCACTCATTAGGTGGTTATATTGCAGGAGAAATAGCAAAACTAGCACCATCAAGAGCAACAACAATCACACTAATTAACAGCTCGTTACTGGAGGACTCTGCACATAAAAAAACTGATCGAGACAAAGCTATTCGTGCGGTAAGGATTACCCATTCTGTTTTTTCTCATCATGTCATTGAAAAACTATTTTCAGAAAAAAGTAGACTACAGCATCAAAATATCATCAACCAAACTCAACAAGCTGCAGCTAATATTAAAGCTCCTACAATCATTAGCTATCTTGAAGCTATGAGAGATAGAGAAAGTACTCTTAATGCCATTTCTAAAACACCAAAACTAATTATTGCAAGTCAACAAGACACGACCATCCCTTTTTCAAGAGTAGCTCCACAATTTAACTCAGAAAATACAACCTCAATGATCTTAGAAGAAAGTAACCACATGAGTTTTATTGAAGAAAGTGACCTTGTTTACAAAGCTATTAACTCCTTTTTTGTATCTTTCAGTTCTTGA
- a CDS encoding SpoIIE family protein phosphatase: protein MKLVITLFCLFQLLLITNSYAQHYNFKGISVEEGLPRSGAYSLLQDSKGYLWVTLDGGGVARYDGQHFKTIDLSNGLPSRKVRAIFEDSKKNLWFGTTQGLCKYEKGKLKVYTTKNGLPHNYIRAINEDKSGHLIIGTNKGIASYDGIYFTTLNDEKDSTFNPKIRTIHTTKDNITYIGSEHGLYRIKDQQIILSEYTQLLPNPTVLSIQDDSKGNLWIGTEQGVIAYHHDSVRLYNQQKGLISNRIRAICEDNNHNIWIGTRTGVSCITSKKIININSSNGLTHERIRDILLDNNGTLWFATFYGGINNFNPKDFITFSTNEGLLSNQILSISETSNNKIIAGTFDGVSTFQLDNGNIQNITNYTTLNGLPHNRTYSIYKDNYNFIWLGTKKGIVVTNDFQNFTPIKDSLSDIQSEIYTIIQENKNTYWAGGEDGLFQITFSKFPHKYIILQYNNEDIPSNDISSLAIDHNKNIWIGYRHGGIRIKKNNGGGFITPTFSKKIENISSIVIKNDKVWIGTDTKGLFCIETPQIDQEIAVKQYTYTEGLSSSNIYAIASTRENEIWVGSEKGVDKLIFEHQNNQLFLKNIEHYGKEDGISGGEIIEKSILVNKKNQLLLGTVKGLVSSSAMNYTALHEPPKLHLLKFESFNKDKEQKENHITNLDNISIEYSSNNISLDFIGIDLNSPNKVKYKWYLEGYSKKWSPPTKRSFLNFTNLIDKKYRLMIKSAGVNNIWNETPLVVNFTIKTPYWKSIWFIILITIIIITIVYSGVKWKINQLIRQREVLEQKIQAATKTIEEEKLLIEEQSHQIFEQKELLEEQHREIKQSIDYAQLIQEASLPEKKITDLIADSFLYYNPRDIVSGDFYWWEEKNDYILFCVADSTGHGIPGAFISLIGTILSNEIFYSKKLIYPNKILDELNKTVQITLEQHLPNPKIKDGMDLSFCCYNKQTKKLYFSGANNPVWLVRHNNHPLIHNSQPLAPNFTNNHSNLYEVKGDKQPIGLHAVKQHPFTLHEINIEKGDEIYLFTDGYADQFGGDKNKKFMSKRFKQLLTSNEGITMQKAKTLIDLNFSTWKGEYPQVDDVCVVGVRF, encoded by the coding sequence ATGAAGCTTGTTATCACCCTATTTTGTTTATTTCAGTTATTATTAATAACCAATAGCTATGCCCAGCACTATAATTTCAAAGGAATTTCTGTTGAGGAGGGGTTACCAAGATCTGGTGCTTATTCATTACTTCAAGATTCAAAGGGATATTTATGGGTTACTCTTGACGGAGGTGGAGTTGCGAGATATGACGGACAACATTTTAAAACAATCGACCTTTCTAATGGACTTCCCTCTCGTAAAGTAAGAGCCATTTTTGAAGATTCCAAAAAAAACCTATGGTTTGGAACAACTCAAGGCCTTTGTAAATATGAAAAGGGAAAATTAAAAGTATATACGACTAAAAATGGATTACCTCACAATTACATCAGAGCTATTAATGAAGATAAAAGTGGGCATTTAATTATTGGAACGAACAAAGGGATTGCTAGTTATGACGGGATCTATTTCACAACACTTAACGACGAAAAAGACTCCACGTTCAATCCAAAAATTCGAACCATTCATACCACTAAGGACAACATTACTTATATTGGAAGTGAGCATGGTCTGTATCGTATAAAAGATCAACAAATCATTCTTTCTGAGTACACACAACTACTACCTAACCCTACGGTATTATCCATTCAAGATGACAGCAAAGGCAACCTATGGATTGGAACTGAACAAGGAGTAATTGCCTACCACCATGATTCAGTTAGACTATACAACCAACAAAAAGGACTTATTAGCAATAGAATACGAGCAATATGCGAAGACAACAATCATAATATATGGATTGGTACCCGAACTGGGGTTAGCTGTATTACTTCAAAAAAAATAATTAACATCAATAGCAGTAATGGATTAACCCACGAAAGAATTAGGGACATTCTATTAGATAACAATGGTACACTTTGGTTTGCTACTTTTTATGGAGGAATTAACAATTTTAACCCTAAAGATTTTATCACTTTTTCCACCAATGAAGGACTCCTCAGCAATCAAATTCTTTCGATTAGTGAAACCTCTAACAACAAAATAATAGCCGGAACTTTTGATGGTGTTTCAACATTCCAACTAGACAATGGTAACATTCAAAATATTACTAATTATACTACTTTAAATGGTCTACCACACAATAGAACATACAGTATATATAAAGACAATTATAATTTTATTTGGCTAGGAACTAAAAAAGGAATTGTTGTTACAAATGATTTTCAAAACTTTACACCTATCAAAGATAGCCTATCTGATATTCAAAGTGAAATCTACACGATTATTCAAGAAAATAAAAACACCTATTGGGCAGGAGGCGAAGATGGGTTATTTCAAATCACCTTTTCAAAATTCCCCCACAAATACATTATATTACAATATAACAATGAAGACATTCCATCTAACGATATTTCTTCTCTTGCCATTGATCACAACAAAAATATATGGATTGGGTACAGACATGGTGGAATTAGAATTAAAAAAAATAATGGAGGAGGGTTTATTACACCTACTTTTTCTAAAAAAATTGAGAACATCTCTTCTATTGTAATCAAAAATGATAAAGTTTGGATTGGGACAGATACAAAAGGACTATTTTGTATCGAAACTCCTCAAATAGACCAAGAGATTGCAGTTAAACAGTATACCTACACCGAGGGGTTATCATCCAGTAACATCTATGCCATAGCATCTACTAGAGAAAATGAAATTTGGGTAGGAAGTGAAAAGGGAGTTGATAAATTGATCTTTGAACACCAAAACAATCAATTATTTTTAAAGAACATCGAACACTATGGAAAAGAGGATGGTATTAGCGGAGGAGAAATTATTGAAAAATCGATTTTAGTTAACAAAAAAAATCAGTTATTGCTAGGCACTGTAAAAGGACTAGTAAGTTCCAGTGCTATGAACTATACAGCACTGCATGAGCCCCCAAAACTTCATTTATTAAAATTTGAATCCTTTAACAAAGATAAAGAGCAAAAAGAAAATCATATTACGAACCTTGACAACATTTCAATCGAATACTCCTCTAACAATATCTCTCTTGATTTTATTGGTATTGATTTAAATTCACCGAATAAAGTTAAATACAAATGGTATCTTGAAGGATACAGTAAAAAATGGTCTCCTCCTACCAAAAGAAGCTTTCTTAACTTCACCAATCTTATTGACAAAAAGTACCGATTAATGATTAAAAGTGCTGGAGTAAATAACATTTGGAACGAAACACCTTTGGTGGTCAATTTCACCATCAAAACTCCTTATTGGAAAAGTATTTGGTTTATCATATTGATCACCATTATTATCATTACCATTGTCTATTCTGGTGTTAAATGGAAAATCAACCAATTAATTAGACAAAGAGAGGTCTTAGAACAAAAAATACAAGCTGCCACTAAAACAATTGAAGAGGAAAAGCTCTTAATTGAAGAACAAAGTCATCAAATTTTTGAACAAAAAGAGCTCTTGGAAGAACAGCATAGAGAAATCAAACAATCCATCGATTATGCTCAACTGATTCAGGAAGCTTCTTTGCCTGAAAAAAAGATTACAGACTTAATAGCAGACTCCTTTCTATATTACAACCCTAGAGATATTGTGAGTGGTGACTTTTACTGGTGGGAAGAAAAAAATGATTATATCTTATTTTGTGTAGCAGACTCTACTGGCCATGGAATACCTGGAGCTTTTATATCCTTAATTGGAACCATATTATCTAATGAAATCTTTTATTCCAAAAAACTGATTTACCCTAATAAAATATTAGATGAACTAAACAAAACGGTTCAAATAACTTTAGAACAACATTTACCTAACCCCAAAATAAAAGACGGAATGGACTTATCTTTCTGTTGTTATAATAAACAGACTAAAAAGCTTTATTTCTCTGGCGCTAACAATCCTGTATGGTTGGTTAGACACAATAATCATCCCCTTATTCACAACAGCCAACCGCTTGCACCTAACTTCACCAACAACCACTCTAATTTATACGAAGTAAAAGGTGACAAACAACCTATTGGACTACACGCAGTAAAGCAACATCCATTCACACTCCATGAAATTAACATCGAAAAAGGGGATGAAATCTACCTCTTTACCGATGGGTATGCAGATCAATTTGGTGGTGATAAGAATAAAAAATTCATGTCTAAACGCTTTAAACAATTACTAACATCAAATGAGGGGATCACTATGCAAAAGGCAAAAACTTTAATTGACTTAAACTTTTCAACTTGGAAAGGAGAATACCCTCAGGTAGATGATGTGTGTGTAGTTGGTGTAAGATTTTAA
- a CDS encoding tetratricopeptide repeat protein, giving the protein MRKLFIIAFILSFFLSINAQEKQFADPSFYLIDSLVLEELPETNRKLIDSCLTLYHETKEDSLKWRYLNTIAENTYTDIWYSYQKLASKISKKKITENLSELERKTFLHYYSTDINNEAFWHSEKSQLQTAEKLYKTAIELHTNIKDSSNLAITLNNLASNYKQQGKTQKAIETYEKSIFIAKQCNSSSTGQIISSLAKTYDGLGRKKEAIKLLNEALSYIDQTKSLANKAQILENIGYLLSKESDTNFQQALDYYKKSLAINKQLNYKLKIASNQFRIGELYFNIDQLDLAAPYFKKAINLNYTINNYTGLSNTYLYVAKSFQKQNKQDSALRNSILSYNFAQQSSSPSLIKNSAKLLSQIYAGKEQYRKAYYYQFEFQKMKDSINDKETNFALAKTEAKLQYEKEKELAAIEHNNELALKQKENEKQTLYKKFFIVGSIILLLIILFILKQFSKSIKQKKTIELSNIQLAEQHKEITSSITYAKRIQSAILPPNEIIEANFSNSFLIYIPKDIVSGDFYWLEQKDDNVYFAVADCTGHGVPGAMVSVICNNGLNRSVREHQLNLPHKILDKTREIVIQEFEKSGEHIKDGMDISLIVWNKKTNTILFSGAHNPLWIIKTQQSEPELIELKGDKQPIGNFERSFPFSMQEYPIEKGDILYLSSDGYADQFGGERNKKIKNNNFKKLLLKNCHLPMSEQQLILEQFFEDWKGDHEQLDDVCVTGIKF; this is encoded by the coding sequence ATGAGAAAGCTCTTTATCATTGCATTTATTCTAAGTTTTTTTTTGAGCATTAACGCACAAGAAAAACAATTTGCTGACCCCTCTTTTTATTTGATAGACTCACTTGTTTTAGAGGAGTTACCAGAGACAAATAGAAAACTAATCGATAGTTGTTTAACACTTTACCATGAAACAAAAGAAGATTCTTTAAAATGGCGATATTTGAATACAATTGCTGAGAACACTTATACTGACATTTGGTACTCCTATCAAAAATTAGCTAGTAAAATTTCAAAAAAGAAAATTACAGAGAACCTCTCTGAACTAGAAAGAAAAACTTTTCTTCATTATTATTCAACAGACATTAATAATGAAGCATTTTGGCACAGCGAGAAATCACAACTTCAAACTGCTGAAAAACTTTACAAAACAGCCATCGAACTACACACAAACATAAAGGATAGTTCAAACCTTGCGATTACACTTAATAACCTAGCAAGCAATTATAAACAACAAGGAAAAACTCAAAAAGCAATTGAAACCTATGAAAAAAGCATTTTTATCGCTAAACAATGTAACAGTAGTAGTACTGGACAAATAATATCAAGTTTAGCAAAAACATATGATGGATTGGGCAGAAAGAAAGAAGCCATAAAACTTTTAAATGAAGCACTATCTTATATAGATCAGACAAAGTCATTAGCTAATAAAGCTCAGATATTAGAAAACATAGGTTATCTACTTTCAAAAGAAAGCGATACCAACTTCCAACAAGCACTTGATTACTATAAAAAAAGTCTTGCCATAAATAAACAATTGAACTACAAATTAAAAATTGCTTCAAATCAATTCAGAATAGGAGAATTATACTTCAATATAGATCAACTTGATTTAGCTGCGCCATACTTTAAAAAAGCAATTAACTTAAATTACACAATCAATAACTATACAGGACTTAGTAACACCTATCTATATGTTGCTAAATCTTTTCAAAAACAAAACAAACAAGATAGTGCTCTCAGGAATTCAATTTTATCATATAATTTTGCTCAACAATCAAGCAGTCCAAGCTTAATTAAAAATTCGGCCAAACTATTAAGTCAAATTTATGCAGGCAAAGAACAATACCGAAAAGCTTATTACTATCAATTTGAGTTTCAAAAAATGAAAGATAGTATAAATGACAAAGAAACAAACTTTGCATTGGCCAAAACCGAAGCCAAACTACAATATGAAAAAGAAAAAGAGCTTGCAGCGATTGAACACAACAATGAACTTGCGTTGAAACAAAAAGAGAATGAAAAACAAACCCTTTATAAAAAGTTTTTCATTGTAGGTTCAATCATTTTATTACTTATTATTCTATTTATTCTCAAGCAATTCTCTAAATCAATCAAACAGAAAAAAACAATAGAATTATCAAACATTCAACTCGCCGAGCAACATAAAGAAATCACCAGTTCTATTACTTACGCAAAACGCATTCAAAGCGCTATTCTTCCCCCTAACGAAATAATCGAAGCAAACTTTAGCAACTCTTTTCTTATCTATATCCCAAAAGATATTGTTTCGGGAGATTTTTATTGGCTTGAACAAAAAGATGACAATGTATACTTTGCAGTAGCAGACTGCACTGGACATGGTGTTCCAGGAGCAATGGTTAGTGTAATTTGTAACAATGGTTTAAATAGAAGTGTTAGAGAACATCAACTCAACCTGCCACATAAAATACTAGACAAAACTCGTGAAATTGTTATTCAAGAATTTGAAAAATCAGGAGAACACATAAAAGATGGAATGGATATTTCTCTAATTGTTTGGAACAAAAAAACAAACACTATTCTATTTTCTGGAGCTCATAATCCGCTATGGATTATTAAAACTCAACAAAGCGAACCTGAATTAATCGAATTAAAAGGAGACAAACAACCTATAGGAAACTTTGAACGCTCTTTTCCTTTTTCTATGCAAGAATACCCTATTGAAAAAGGAGACATTCTCTATTTATCTTCTGATGGATATGCTGATCAATTTGGAGGAGAAAGAAATAAAAAAATAAAAAATAACAATTTTAAAAAATTACTGCTCAAAAACTGTCATCTCCCAATGTCAGAACAACAACTCATTCTTGAGCAATTCTTTGAAGACTGGAAAGGAGATCATGAACAGTTAGACGATGTTTGTGTGACAGGCATAAAATTTTAA
- a CDS encoding RNA polymerase sigma factor: protein MTRTEYNNSVDRFSDNIYRFILKSINDEEVAKDIVQETYTKLWVKHETVSFEKVKSYLFTTAYHTLVDYTRKEKRSTRIEESHQKQLFHNHQYSDLKEILNEAIRELSEKQRSAILLRDYEGYSYKEISETLSISEAQVKVNIFRARKFLQNYLKSIETVI, encoded by the coding sequence ATGACTAGAACGGAGTACAATAACAGTGTTGATCGTTTCTCAGATAATATTTATCGTTTTATTTTAAAAAGCATAAATGATGAGGAAGTAGCGAAAGATATTGTACAAGAAACATACACAAAACTATGGGTAAAACATGAAACCGTTTCTTTTGAGAAAGTTAAATCCTATCTGTTCACAACGGCATATCATACGCTAGTTGACTACACCCGAAAAGAAAAAAGAAGCACTCGAATTGAAGAAAGTCATCAAAAACAGTTGTTTCACAACCATCAATATTCAGATTTAAAAGAAATATTAAACGAAGCCATACGTGAGCTCTCAGAAAAACAACGTTCTGCAATTTTACTTAGAGACTACGAGGGCTATTCATATAAAGAAATCAGTGAAACCTTATCCATCTCAGAGGCTCAGGTTAAGGTAAATATATTTAGAGCACGTAAATTCTTACAAAACTATTTAAAAAGTATAGAAACAGTCATTTAA
- a CDS encoding vanadium-dependent haloperoxidase, with translation MKFLVQILVVVFTGIVVNSYAQGPDKSVARIWMDTHLNAIKVDGLGPTVHARNLFHLSVVMFDAWAVYHPEKAEPFFLGKDWGEFHCDFDGFEPPQNIDSALAVTIHYAAYRLIHARFGEYSSKTRMMDDVDALFESQGLDPDYKAVDYKGGSPAALGNYLAEKIYEFGLEEPAGDTDGYEGNNYNPINLPLFPNRPGSQNLLYKNRWQPLSILEYIQQRGYDSTLLYWNQALIQEDTFLTPHWGEITPFAMDKENSQELKNEQGDVFRVYNDPGPPPYMSEQKDPLNSDAYKWNFALVAIWGGHNDPNDETMMDISPGKIGTTKGILPETYADYQAFFNFEEGGCKTIPHKKNPYTGKPYKENWVKRSDYSRVIAEYWVDGVNTMTPPGHWVNTLNEVVDHALFVRKWSGKGKELSPLEWDVKAYLTLCGGLHDAAISAWSIKAYYDYIRPISALRWMADQGQSSDSTLPRFHTEGIDLVEGKIELVMEDDPLVGEEQEHLHKIKLYSWNGPDSIADFDKDVAGAGWILAENWWPYQRYSFATPPFAGYVSGHSTFSAAAAEILTLITGDPFFPGGIAEHTFEKGRFLEFEYGPSETITLQWATYREAADETCLSRIWGGIHPPVDDIQGRKVGVKVGQDAYKLTQKLFKKKE, from the coding sequence ATGAAGTTCTTAGTACAAATATTAGTGGTCGTTTTTACAGGAATTGTGGTAAACAGTTATGCTCAAGGTCCTGATAAAAGTGTTGCTCGAATATGGATGGATACGCATTTAAATGCAATTAAAGTCGATGGTCTTGGTCCTACTGTTCATGCGCGAAACTTGTTTCATTTATCAGTAGTGATGTTTGATGCATGGGCTGTATATCATCCAGAAAAAGCAGAACCCTTTTTCTTGGGGAAAGATTGGGGGGAGTTTCATTGTGACTTTGATGGGTTTGAACCTCCTCAAAATATAGATAGTGCATTAGCAGTTACCATACATTATGCTGCTTATCGATTAATACATGCCCGTTTTGGAGAATATTCTAGTAAAACACGAATGATGGATGATGTGGATGCCTTGTTTGAATCTCAAGGTTTAGATCCTGATTATAAGGCTGTTGACTATAAAGGTGGCTCTCCAGCTGCACTTGGTAATTACCTTGCAGAAAAAATCTATGAGTTTGGGTTGGAAGAGCCAGCTGGTGATACAGATGGGTATGAGGGAAATAACTATAACCCGATCAACCTTCCGTTATTCCCCAATCGACCAGGAAGCCAAAATTTATTGTATAAAAATAGATGGCAACCATTGTCAATATTAGAATACATTCAACAACGTGGATATGATTCAACATTGTTGTACTGGAATCAAGCGTTGATACAAGAGGATACATTTTTGACACCGCACTGGGGAGAAATTACTCCTTTTGCAATGGATAAGGAGAATAGTCAAGAACTTAAAAATGAACAGGGAGATGTCTTTAGAGTTTATAATGATCCAGGGCCACCTCCCTATATGAGCGAACAAAAAGATCCTTTAAATTCGGATGCTTATAAATGGAATTTTGCTTTAGTTGCTATTTGGGGCGGGCATAATGATCCTAATGATGAGACAATGATGGACATTTCACCAGGTAAAATAGGAACAACAAAAGGAATTTTGCCCGAAACTTATGCTGACTATCAGGCGTTTTTTAATTTTGAAGAAGGAGGCTGTAAAACCATTCCACATAAAAAAAATCCATATACCGGAAAACCTTATAAGGAGAATTGGGTTAAAAGGAGTGATTATTCTCGGGTCATAGCCGAATATTGGGTTGATGGTGTCAATACAATGACACCTCCTGGTCATTGGGTTAATACATTAAATGAAGTGGTTGATCACGCTTTGTTTGTTAGGAAATGGTCTGGGAAAGGAAAGGAATTGAGTCCGTTAGAATGGGATGTAAAAGCTTATTTAACCCTTTGTGGAGGTCTTCATGATGCAGCAATCTCTGCGTGGAGTATTAAGGCGTATTATGATTATATACGGCCTATTTCGGCTTTGAGATGGATGGCCGATCAAGGGCAAAGTTCCGATTCAACATTACCCAGGTTTCATACCGAAGGGATTGATTTGGTAGAAGGTAAAATAGAGCTGGTGATGGAAGATGATCCGCTAGTAGGAGAGGAACAAGAACATTTGCATAAGATCAAATTGTATAGTTGGAATGGTCCAGATAGTATAGCTGATTTCGATAAAGATGTTGCAGGGGCTGGCTGGATTTTAGCAGAAAACTGGTGGCCATACCAGCGCTATTCTTTTGCGACACCTCCTTTTGCTGGTTACGTTTCAGGGCATTCAACTTTTTCGGCTGCTGCTGCTGAGATTTTAACACTGATTACTGGTGATCCTTTTTTTCCAGGAGGAATTGCAGAACATACTTTTGAAAAAGGACGTTTTTTAGAGTTTGAATATGGTCCAAGTGAAACAATTACTTTACAATGGGCAACTTATAGAGAAGCGGCAGATGAAACGTGTCTGTCTCGAATTTGGGGAGGCATTCATCCTCCTGTTGATGATATTCAGGGTAGAAAAGTAGGAGTGAAAGTGGGGCAAGATGCCTATAAGTTGACGCAAAAATTGTTCAAGAAGAAAGAATAG